In Dioscorea cayenensis subsp. rotundata cultivar TDr96_F1 chromosome 11, TDr96_F1_v2_PseudoChromosome.rev07_lg8_w22 25.fasta, whole genome shotgun sequence, a single genomic region encodes these proteins:
- the LOC120271857 gene encoding LOW QUALITY PROTEIN: protein LATE ELONGATED HYPOCOTYL-like (The sequence of the model RefSeq protein was modified relative to this genomic sequence to represent the inferred CDS: deleted 1 base in 1 codon) codes for MDACSSGEEFVVKTRKPYTITKQRERWTEEEHNRFLEALKLYGRAWQRIEEHIGTKTAVQIRSHAQKFFSKLEKEASLKGIPLGQAHDIDIPPPRPKKKPSNPYPRKVGSGNISSSAEVKDRRKSLYSPSASLQIQATGKVAPVEKPVTETQQRKKETSEDGSCSEVLDLFQVLPSVPISYAAENCSNPYSFREFVPLLKETSDKTLVDKSSMTINSNVETGSDDAAIYHKNTERMHGICKNMQAESITEEIAVMLKKPEMPVSSIKDNPQGFNSYQKYVVDQAEENSSAKCRETADPQSKIHSKVHNLGVPSNVNPFTTPIIPGIPQAYASSATIHPLVQPVPPFTQFCSIPGAAYRSFMNISSTFSSLILSTLLQNPAVHAAACLAASFFPSSGADAAAAAAAANSTTAEVFGGEVPGRHMNAIPSMTAIAAATVAAATAWWATHGLLPLFPPHLQSDLMFTHPTVTTTVGNTDIAQASDIIRERDDEFRPSAQEDRKGEQSHLPRSQHDSSSTSDSDESEQGERSQCNSDLKDLKANNMFKLQPQTELHDSINTCKKKAYRSSCGSNTPSSSEKDFANAAEKAKTEETKEASQDHVSNETNHRRNRSSGTINDAWKEVSEEGRLAFQALFRRNVLPQSFSLPHSMKREQRLHLPVDLNRMVYLSNDLDQTEESQTKETMIISNGNSAKRCIISEPEHAKLKAHRTGFKPYKRCSMEAKENRVNAGEDQVNKRIRLGSRSFKLISQYRNLFKINNLVLLVKC; via the exons ATGGATGCATGTTCTTCTGGAGAGGAGTTTGTCGTTAAG ACAAGGAAGCCGTACACCATCACGAAGCAGAGGGAGAGGTGGACGGAGGAGGAGCATAACAGGTTTCTTGAAGCTTTGAAATTGTATGGGAGGGCATGGCAGCGTATTGAAG AGCATATTGGTACCAAGACTGCTGTGCAGATCAGAAGCCATGCGCAAAAGTTCTTCTCAAAG TTGGAAAAAGAAGCTTCCCTGAAGGGGATTCCTCTGGGTCAAGCTCATGACATAGATATTCCTCCACCACGACCAAAGAAGAAGCCAAGCAATCCATATCCTCGAAAAGTTGGTTCAGGTAACATCTCTTCATCTGCGGAAGTGAAAGATCGGAGAAAATCACTTTATTCCCCCAGTGCGAGTTTGCAAATTCAGGCCACGGGAAAGGTTGCACCTGTAGAG AAACCTGTAACCGAAACtcagcaaagaaagaaagaaacttcTGAAGATGGCAGTTGCTCAGAAGTGCTTGATCTTTTCCAGGTTTTACCATCTGTTCCCATATCATATGCGGCTGAGAACTGTTCAAATCCTTATTCGTTCAGGGAATTTGTCCCTTTGTTGAAAGAAACCAGTGACAAGACTCTAGTGGATAAATCCTCTATGACCATCAATAGCAATGTGGAAACAGGATCCGATGATGCAGCTATATATCATAAGAACACAGAGAGGATGCATGGAATATGCAAAAATATGCAGGCAGAATCAATCACAGAAGAGATTGCAGTTATGCTAAAAAAGCCAGAGATGCCAGTTTCATCAATCAAGGATAATCCACAAGGTTTTAACAGCTACCAAAAGTACGTTGTTGATCAAGCTGAAGAAAACAGCAGTGCAAAATGCAGAGAAACTGCAGATCCTCAGAGCAAGATCCACTCGAAAGTTCACAATCTTGGAGTTCCATCAAACGTGAATCCATTCACAACTCCAATAATACCTGGAATACCTCAAGCCTATGCCAGCTCTGCAACCATTCATCCACTGGTTCAACCTGTTCCACCTTTTACCCAATTCTGCAGCATTCCTGGTGCTGCCTATAGATCATTCATGAATATCTCATCGACATTTTCAAGCCTCATCCTATCCACCTTGTTGCAAAACCCTGCAGTTCATGCAGCAGCTTGTTTGGCTGCATCCTTCTTCCCATCTTCTGGTGCTGATGCTGCTGCTGCCGCCGCCGCTGCTAATTCAACAACTGCAGAAGTCTTTGGCGGCGAAGTTCCAGGGCGACACATGAATGCCATTCCAAGTATGACAGCCATTGCTGCTGCCACAGTTGCTGCTGCCACAGCATGGTGGGCGACACACGGATTATTGCCTCTTTTCCCACCTCATTTGCAATCTGACCTGATGTTCACTCATCCTACAGTCACAACTACAGTCGGGAACACAGATATTGCTCAAGCTTCAGATATTATCAGAGAAAGAGATGATGAATTTAGACCTTCTGCACAAGAAGATCGGAAAGGTGAACAATCTCATCTTCCAAGATCACAGCATGACTCCTCATCAACATCAGACTCAGATGAGAGTGAGCAAGGAGAAAGATCACAATGCAATTCTGATCTGAAAGATTTAAAAGCTAACAACATGTTCAAATTGCAACCACAAACTGAATTACATGACTCTATTAACACTTGTAAAAAGAAGGCTTATCGTTCGTCATGTGGCTCTAACACACCTTCCAGCAGTGAAAAAGACTTTGCTAATGCAGCAGAGAAGGCAAAGACTGAGGAAACCAAAGAAGCAAGCCAGGACCATGTATCAAACGAGACTAACCATCGTCGCAATAGAAGCAGTGGGACAATAAATGATGCTTGGAAGGAAGTCTCTGAAGAG GGTCGTCTCGCATTCCAAGCTCTATTTAGAAGGAATGTGCTACCACAAAGCTTCTCACTGCCACACTCC ATGAAAAGGGAGCAGCGACTGCATTTGCCTGTTGATCTCAACCGGATGGTCTATTTATCAAATGATCTTGATCAGACCGAAGAATCACAAACCAAAGAGACAATGATTATAAGCAATGGAAACTCGGCAAAAAGATGCATTATATCTGAACCTGAACATGCTAAGCTAAAAGCTCATCGGACCGGATTTAAGCCTTACAAGAGGTGTTCCATGGAGGCAAAGGAAAACAGGGTCAATGCCGGTGAAGATCAAGTTAATAAGAGGATTAGATTGGGAAGCAGAAGCTTCAAACTGATTTCTCAGTACAGAAATTTATTCAAGATAAACAATTTAGTACTACTAGTAAAGTGCTAA
- the LOC120271858 gene encoding nucleolar protein 56-like, producing the protein MAPNSTTQTQTQQQAPISHEIRNMVSTLTHHLSSSSSSSNNQEQSHGNGIITLAGTNRGATMKSDMDHEVSDTHGVVFGDEQRLSAYTNSNYQSINNSIVLGGSYTAEDPGIHLVISDYLEEHEHEHEDDEDEDEDHEKNAKKESKKKKKEKKGKKEKKKESSSDDE; encoded by the coding sequence ATGGCTCCAAATTCCACTACCCAAACACAAACCCAACAACAGGCACCAATTAGTCATGAAATCAGAAACATGGTGTCCACTCTGACTCATCACttgagcagcagcagcagcagcagcaacaaccaAGAACAAAGCCATGGCAATGGGATCATCACATTGGCTGGAACAAACAGAGGAGCAACAATGAAGTCAGATATGGATCATGAAGTGTCAGACACTCATGGAGTTGTTTTTGGAGATGAACAAAGACTCAGTGCCTACACCAACAGTAACTACCAGTCAATTAATAACTCCATTGTTCTTGGTGGGAGTTACACTGCTGAAGACCCTGGCATTCATTTGGTCATTTCTGATTACTTGGAGgaacatgaacatgaacatgaagatgatgaagatgaagatgaggatCATGAGAAGAATGCTAAGAAAgagagtaagaagaagaagaaagagaagaaggggaagaaggagaagaagaaagagagctCTAGTGATGATGAGTGA